Proteins from one Ketobacter alkanivorans genomic window:
- the trmJ gene encoding tRNA (cytosine(32)/uridine(32)-2'-O)-methyltransferase TrmJ yields the protein MELLNRIRIVMVNTSDSGNIGAAARAMKTMGISDLVLVEPKEFPTAKATARAAGAADVLYQARVVPTLDEALADCQMVFGASARMRTIPWPLMTPREATQFVLNEPEGASIAIVFGREDAGLTNEELRRCHYHICIPGNESYGVLNVAAAVQVICYEMRMAVLAQQQAETGGAPAAKPVMPLEITDWDEPLVSAEDMERFMKHFEETLLDIGFFDPNNPKQLMTRARRLFMRTRMDRLEMNLMRGVLSTVQKRLKGE from the coding sequence ATGGAATTACTTAACCGAATCCGCATCGTTATGGTCAATACCAGCGACTCGGGCAATATTGGGGCTGCAGCGCGGGCCATGAAAACCATGGGAATAAGCGATCTGGTGCTGGTGGAACCTAAAGAGTTCCCGACTGCCAAGGCTACGGCTCGAGCCGCCGGGGCAGCAGATGTGCTGTACCAGGCCAGAGTGGTGCCTACGCTGGATGAGGCTTTGGCGGATTGTCAGATGGTGTTTGGTGCCAGCGCCCGCATGCGTACCATACCGTGGCCCCTGATGACGCCACGGGAAGCCACTCAGTTTGTCCTTAATGAGCCAGAAGGTGCGAGTATTGCCATTGTTTTTGGCAGAGAAGACGCTGGTCTTACTAATGAAGAGCTGCGACGCTGTCACTACCACATTTGCATTCCGGGTAACGAATCTTACGGAGTGTTGAATGTGGCTGCTGCTGTGCAGGTGATCTGTTATGAGATGCGTATGGCAGTGCTGGCTCAGCAACAGGCAGAAACCGGCGGGGCACCCGCGGCAAAGCCGGTTATGCCGTTGGAGATAACCGATTGGGATGAGCCGCTGGTGTCGGCAGAGGATATGGAGCGCTTTATGAAGCATTTTGAGGAAACACTGCTTGATATCGGCTTTTTCGACCCCAATAACCCCAAACAGCTTATGACTCGAGCCCGTCGTCTGTTCATGCGTACGCGTATGGATCGATTAGAAATGAACCTGATGCGTGGAGTGCTATCCACTGTGCAAAAGCGCCTCAAGGGAGAATGA
- a CDS encoding inositol monophosphatase family protein, whose amino-acid sequence MHPMLNTALGVARTTAEMIYKAYEQVESIEVEAKGTNDFVTKVDRASEERIIEGLRKRYPQHCYLGEENGLIEGTDKDYVWVIDPLDGTTNFIHGIPHFAISIALKVRGQLEVAVVINPVTKDEFTAAKGRGAHMNGRRIRVSKRTKLEGSLLATGFPFRPNQAKILNNYMAMLQDFTQSTAGIRRAGAASLDLAYVAAGRYDGFWEFGLSEWDMAAGALLITEAGGLIGDLNGGMNHLKTGDVVCAPPKLFKAMLQTIHPHMPK is encoded by the coding sequence ATGCATCCGATGCTGAATACCGCCCTTGGCGTGGCCCGCACCACCGCAGAAATGATCTACAAAGCCTACGAGCAAGTAGAGTCCATCGAGGTGGAAGCAAAAGGCACCAACGATTTCGTCACCAAGGTGGATCGTGCCTCCGAAGAACGCATTATTGAAGGTCTGCGCAAGCGCTACCCCCAACACTGCTATCTGGGTGAAGAGAACGGCCTGATAGAAGGCACGGACAAAGACTATGTTTGGGTTATCGACCCCCTGGATGGCACCACCAACTTCATCCACGGCATTCCTCACTTTGCTATTTCAATTGCCCTGAAAGTACGCGGCCAACTGGAAGTCGCCGTGGTCATCAACCCGGTAACCAAAGATGAATTCACTGCCGCAAAAGGCCGTGGTGCCCACATGAATGGCCGCCGCATCCGGGTCAGCAAGCGCACCAAACTAGAAGGTTCACTATTGGCCACAGGCTTCCCCTTCCGCCCCAACCAAGCCAAAATCCTTAACAATTACATGGCTATGCTGCAGGACTTCACCCAATCCACCGCCGGCATTCGCCGCGCTGGCGCTGCCTCACTGGATCTAGCCTATGTTGCTGCCGGTCGCTACGACGGTTTCTGGGAATTCGGCCTGTCCGAGTGGGATATGGCAGCAGGCGCGCTGCTGATAACCGAGGCAGGCGGGCTAATCGGCGACCTAAACGGGGGCATGAATCATCTGAAAACCGGGGATGTGGTATGCGCGCCGCCTAAGTTGTTTAAGGCAATGTTGCAGACAATTCATCCACATATGCCGAAGTAG
- the secF gene encoding protein translocase subunit SecF yields the protein MSKITNFNFMGARKLLGAMSILLVIGSLVSISVNFLELGLDFTGGTQIEVEYDSAAQLEPIREVLRNSAYSDASVQHFGRPEEVLVRVPPVDGEDKDKVGTNVLELLKAHASDVKLKRVEFVGPQVGEELRDKSGIALIIALGLMLIYVTLRFRFKFAVGAVVALFHDVIITMGFFSVTRLTFDLTALAAILAVIGYSLNDTIVVFDRVRENFRKDRGETPEGIINNSLNQTLSRTLMTSFTTLLVLAALALLGGEMIFAFSVALIVGIFVGTYSSIYVASNLLLVQDINREDFLDHDTVLDDTP from the coding sequence ATGAGCAAAATAACTAACTTTAATTTTATGGGTGCCCGCAAGTTGCTGGGTGCCATGTCGATTCTTCTGGTGATTGGTTCTTTGGTTTCCATTAGCGTCAACTTCCTGGAGCTGGGCTTGGATTTTACCGGCGGTACACAGATCGAAGTGGAATATGATTCTGCTGCGCAACTGGAACCGATTCGTGAAGTGCTTCGTAACAGCGCTTACTCTGATGCCAGTGTTCAACACTTTGGTCGCCCTGAGGAAGTGCTGGTACGAGTGCCCCCGGTAGATGGCGAAGACAAGGATAAAGTGGGAACCAACGTCTTGGAGTTGCTGAAAGCGCACGCCAGTGATGTGAAGTTGAAGCGAGTGGAATTCGTTGGCCCGCAAGTGGGCGAAGAGTTGCGGGACAAAAGCGGGATCGCACTTATTATCGCTTTGGGCTTGATGCTGATATACGTGACGCTGCGTTTCCGCTTCAAGTTTGCGGTGGGGGCGGTGGTTGCATTGTTCCACGATGTGATTATCACTATGGGGTTCTTTTCGGTGACTCGCTTAACCTTTGATCTGACCGCGTTAGCCGCGATCCTTGCGGTGATTGGTTACTCGCTCAATGATACGATCGTTGTGTTTGACCGCGTGCGGGAAAACTTTCGCAAGGATCGCGGTGAAACCCCGGAAGGGATTATCAATAATTCATTGAATCAGACCTTGAGTCGAACCTTGATGACATCGTTTACAACCCTATTGGTGTTGGCGGCGTTGGCATTGCTTGGTGGTGAGATGATTTTTGCGTTCTCTGTTGCTTTGATCGTAGGTATTTTTGTCGGTACCTATTCATCAATCTATGTGGCCAGCAATTTATTGTTAGTGCAGGACATTAATCGCGAAGACTTTCTGGATCACGATACGGTGCTGGATGATACGCCCTAA
- the secD gene encoding protein translocase subunit SecD: MNKYPLWKYLLVLVVALFGVIYALPNLYPDDPALQITAKKAGAETEQDVLDRAIQSLEKAGISIKRSELVPGSALIRFDNVDDQINAKDVVQDAVAGDYVVAMNLAPNTPEWLASLGAAPIKLGLDLRGGVHFLMEVDMAKATENRVKNNYNSIRDRMREEKVRFKQASLEGNQIRLTFSKEEQVESARSILRKEFKDFLVQEDAADNQTTLMLTLSEQAMKDIKDYAISQNLTSLRNRVNELGVAEPVVQRQGADRIVIQLPGIQDTAGAKKIIGKAANLEFRMVDWENDPMSTRRAPSGSEFLSMRDTGRQVLLKKDVIVTGERVINARTGFDENGRAQVNIDLDGVGGKRMMRTTSKHIKDSMAVVFIELEPEKRVIIEDGKEVEKVFTKETREVINVATIQSSLGNSFRITGLDSPAEAKELALLLRAGALAAPMYFVEERTVGPSLGQQNIEAGLTSLVAGFALVLLFMIGYYKVFGIIANVALILNLLLLVAFMSIIPGATLSLPGMAGIVLTVGMAVDANVLIFARIREEMANGVTPHAAINAGYDRAFLTILDANITTLLVGLVLFAFGSGPVKGFAVTLSIGILTSMFTAIVGTRAIVNLIYGGRALKKLSI; this comes from the coding sequence ATGAATAAGTACCCGCTGTGGAAGTATCTGTTAGTGCTGGTTGTAGCACTGTTCGGAGTTATTTACGCGCTGCCAAATCTATATCCCGATGACCCGGCTCTGCAAATTACGGCCAAAAAAGCCGGAGCAGAAACCGAGCAGGACGTGCTGGATCGGGCCATTCAATCTCTGGAAAAAGCCGGTATCAGCATTAAACGATCCGAGCTTGTACCTGGCTCGGCCCTGATTCGCTTTGATAACGTTGATGATCAGATCAATGCTAAAGATGTCGTGCAGGATGCAGTAGCGGGCGACTACGTCGTGGCTATGAACCTGGCCCCCAACACACCGGAGTGGCTGGCTTCATTAGGTGCGGCACCAATCAAACTAGGCCTTGATCTGCGTGGTGGTGTGCATTTCCTTATGGAAGTGGATATGGCCAAAGCGACCGAAAATCGGGTTAAGAATAACTACAACAGCATTCGCGACCGCATGCGGGAAGAGAAAGTGCGCTTCAAGCAGGCTTCTTTGGAAGGCAACCAGATTCGTCTGACCTTCTCCAAAGAGGAGCAAGTAGAAAGCGCCCGTAGTATTCTGCGTAAAGAATTCAAAGATTTTCTGGTGCAGGAAGATGCGGCAGATAATCAAACCACCTTGATGTTAACCCTGTCTGAGCAGGCGATGAAAGACATCAAGGATTATGCCATCAGTCAAAACCTTACCAGCCTGCGTAACCGGGTTAACGAACTGGGCGTAGCGGAGCCGGTGGTGCAGCGTCAGGGCGCTGATCGCATTGTGATCCAGTTGCCCGGTATTCAGGATACTGCGGGTGCCAAAAAGATCATAGGTAAGGCCGCCAACCTGGAATTCCGCATGGTGGATTGGGAAAACGATCCAATGTCTACCCGCCGTGCCCCCTCCGGCTCCGAGTTTTTGAGCATGCGAGACACCGGCCGACAAGTGCTGCTGAAAAAGGATGTGATCGTAACCGGTGAGCGTGTGATTAACGCCAGAACCGGGTTTGATGAAAACGGTCGTGCGCAGGTGAATATCGATCTCGATGGTGTGGGTGGTAAACGCATGATGCGCACCACCAGTAAGCACATCAAGGATTCCATGGCGGTAGTGTTCATTGAGCTGGAGCCTGAAAAGCGAGTCATTATTGAGGATGGCAAAGAGGTCGAGAAAGTCTTCACTAAAGAAACTCGTGAGGTCATCAACGTGGCCACCATCCAAAGTTCACTGGGTAACAGTTTCCGTATAACCGGCCTGGATAGCCCCGCAGAAGCCAAAGAGCTGGCGCTGTTGTTGCGCGCTGGTGCATTGGCCGCGCCCATGTATTTTGTGGAGGAACGCACGGTTGGCCCCAGCTTGGGTCAGCAGAATATAGAAGCGGGCCTGACTTCGCTGGTGGCTGGTTTTGCCCTGGTGCTGCTGTTTATGATTGGCTATTACAAGGTGTTCGGTATTATCGCCAATGTGGCGTTGATTTTGAACCTGCTGCTGTTGGTGGCCTTTATGTCCATTATTCCTGGGGCAACGCTGTCGCTGCCCGGTATGGCGGGTATCGTATTAACGGTGGGTATGGCGGTGGATGCCAACGTGCTTATATTTGCGCGAATTCGTGAGGAGATGGCCAATGGGGTAACACCGCACGCCGCCATCAATGCAGGCTACGATCGCGCCTTCTTGACAATACTGGATGCCAACATCACGACCTTACTGGTTGGGCTGGTGCTGTTCGCGTTTGGTTCCGGTCCGGTGAAAGGTTTTGCCGTTACGCTGTCGATCGGTATTCTCACTTCCATGTTCACAGCCATTGTTGGCACGCGGGCTATCGTGAATCTTATTTACGGTGGGCGTGCGTTGAAGAAGTTGAGCATATAG
- the yajC gene encoding preprotein translocase subunit YajC: MSFFIAEAMAEPGAAAAQQGNPLTFWGMMIFMVAIFYFMIIRPQSKRNKEHKALMEGLAKGDEVVVSGGMMGKVVKVTEEYVVVEVANNTEISFQKAAITATLPKGTLKSI; the protein is encoded by the coding sequence ATGAGTTTCTTTATCGCTGAAGCAATGGCCGAACCCGGTGCCGCCGCCGCTCAACAGGGCAATCCCTTGACGTTCTGGGGCATGATGATCTTCATGGTCGCGATCTTCTATTTCATGATCATCCGCCCTCAGTCCAAGCGCAACAAAGAGCATAAGGCACTGATGGAAGGCCTGGCCAAAGGGGATGAGGTTGTTGTCTCTGGTGGCATGATGGGGAAAGTTGTGAAGGTAACTGAGGAATACGTTGTGGTGGAAGTGGCCAACAACACCGAAATCTCCTTCCAGAAAGCGGCGATCACTGCCACCTTGCCAAAAGGCACCCTGAAAAGCATCTGA
- the tgt gene encoding tRNA guanosine(34) transglycosylase Tgt produces the protein MKFELTGTDAGARRGRLIFDRGVVETPAFMPVGTYGSVKAMLPRDIEAIGAHIILGNTFHLMLRPGTEIIKQHGDLHDFMQWQGPILTDSGGFQVFSLGKMRKISEEGVKFQSPVDGSPVFLTPEISMQVQRDLGSDIVMIFDECTPYPATEQQARDSMELSLRWAKRSKAAHEGNPSALFGIVQGGMYEHLRLESLSGLAEIGFDGYAIGGLSVGEPKEEMLNVLNYLRPHMPNDRPRYLMGVGKPEDIVEAVRRGVDMFDCVMPTRNARNGHLFTAKGVIKIRNSAHKTDTGPLEEGCDCYTCQNFSRAYLHHLDRCKEILSSQLNTIHNLRYYQRLMLGLRSAIETGTFERFVTEFYEQRGETAPPLESN, from the coding sequence ATGAAATTCGAACTGACTGGCACCGACGCAGGTGCCCGCCGTGGCAGGTTGATATTTGATCGAGGCGTAGTGGAAACCCCGGCCTTTATGCCGGTAGGTACCTACGGCTCCGTAAAAGCCATGTTGCCGCGGGATATCGAAGCCATCGGTGCCCACATCATCTTAGGCAACACCTTTCACCTGATGTTGCGTCCGGGCACTGAGATCATCAAACAGCATGGTGATTTGCACGACTTTATGCAGTGGCAGGGGCCCATCTTGACGGATTCTGGCGGATTTCAAGTATTTTCCCTGGGTAAAATGCGCAAGATCTCCGAAGAAGGCGTCAAGTTTCAATCCCCCGTAGACGGCAGCCCGGTCTTCCTGACACCCGAAATCTCCATGCAGGTGCAGAGAGATCTTGGCTCCGACATTGTCATGATTTTTGACGAATGTACGCCGTATCCCGCCACCGAGCAGCAGGCTCGGGACTCGATGGAGCTGTCCCTGCGCTGGGCAAAACGCAGCAAGGCCGCCCACGAAGGCAATCCCTCTGCACTTTTCGGCATTGTGCAAGGCGGCATGTATGAACATCTGCGTCTTGAGTCACTCAGCGGGCTGGCTGAAATCGGCTTTGATGGTTACGCCATCGGCGGTTTGTCCGTTGGGGAGCCCAAAGAAGAAATGCTGAACGTGTTGAACTATCTGCGCCCTCATATGCCTAACGATCGTCCAAGGTACCTGATGGGGGTGGGCAAGCCGGAGGATATCGTGGAAGCGGTGCGCCGGGGTGTGGACATGTTCGATTGCGTAATGCCCACTCGCAACGCCCGCAATGGTCATTTATTCACCGCCAAGGGTGTCATCAAAATCCGCAATTCGGCCCACAAGACCGATACCGGGCCACTTGAGGAAGGCTGTGACTGTTACACCTGTCAGAACTTCAGTCGCGCTTACTTGCACCATCTGGACCGGTGCAAGGAAATACTCAGCTCACAGCTCAATACCATTCATAATCTGCGTTATTACCAACGGCTCATGCTTGGTTTGCGCAGCGCCATTGAAACGGGTACATTTGAGCGCTTTGTAACTGAGTTCTACGAGCAGCGGGGCGAAACAGCTCCGCCGCTGGAATCCAATTAA
- the queA gene encoding tRNA preQ1(34) S-adenosylmethionine ribosyltransferase-isomerase QueA: MKRTDFHYELPERLIARYPMPQRSGSRLLCMDRQAGTLQDRRFTDLVSWLKPGDLLVFNNTRVIPARVFGQKETGGRVEVLVERITGPDSCLAHVRASKSPKPGSRILVEGAGSLLMEGRQGDLFQLRSQQGELLDWLQKVGHMPLPPYIDRADESLDQERYQTVYASNPGAVAAPTAGLHFDEALLETLKRQGVATTFVTLHVGAGTFQPVRADDIRDHNMHSEWLQVDADTVAKVRQTKAEGGRVIAVGTTSVRCLETAARETGQIAPFTGETDIFIYPGYTFNVIDGLVTNFHLPESTLIMLVSALAGREPVLSAYQHAVEQEYRFFSYGDAMLIL, translated from the coding sequence ATGAAACGCACTGATTTCCATTACGAACTCCCCGAGAGGTTGATCGCCCGCTATCCCATGCCCCAGCGCAGCGGCAGTCGTTTGCTGTGCATGGATCGACAGGCAGGAACGTTGCAAGATCGGCGTTTTACCGACTTGGTGAGCTGGCTCAAGCCGGGGGATCTGTTGGTGTTTAACAATACACGGGTGATTCCTGCGCGGGTATTTGGACAAAAGGAAACCGGTGGCAGAGTGGAGGTACTGGTGGAGCGGATCACCGGGCCAGACAGCTGCCTGGCACATGTGCGGGCCAGTAAATCCCCCAAACCCGGTAGCCGAATATTGGTAGAAGGGGCTGGCAGCCTGTTGATGGAGGGGCGTCAGGGTGACCTGTTCCAGCTGCGCTCCCAGCAGGGTGAGCTTCTGGATTGGTTGCAGAAGGTTGGCCACATGCCGCTGCCCCCTTATATCGACAGGGCTGACGAATCCCTTGATCAGGAGCGTTACCAGACCGTGTACGCCAGTAACCCCGGCGCGGTCGCGGCCCCCACAGCAGGCTTGCACTTTGATGAGGCCTTACTGGAAACGCTGAAGCGTCAGGGGGTGGCAACGACCTTCGTGACTCTGCATGTGGGCGCAGGCACCTTTCAACCGGTGCGAGCCGATGACATCCGTGACCATAATATGCATTCTGAGTGGCTACAGGTGGATGCCGATACCGTTGCTAAGGTACGTCAGACCAAAGCAGAGGGCGGGCGGGTCATCGCCGTAGGAACCACTTCGGTACGTTGCCTGGAAACCGCCGCTCGCGAAACCGGCCAAATTGCACCTTTCACGGGTGAAACCGACATATTTATCTATCCAGGCTACACCTTTAATGTAATTGATGGTCTGGTGACCAACTTCCATCTGCCGGAATCCACCCTAATCATGCTGGTGAGCGCCCTGGCTGGGCGGGAGCCGGTGCTAAGTGCTTACCAACATGCGGTGGAACAGGAATACCGCTTCTTCAGTTATGGCGACGCCATGCTGATACTGTAA
- a CDS encoding RDD family protein encodes MTDSSKTFSYVDYPSAGLLRRFASMVYDALIVFALWFLIALVFLGITGAEHSSKDLQRTLFPLLLTGTFLFYYWFWSHGGQTLGMRAWRLQVVDGNLDGRPVNLAQSLSRFLMAILSLGCFGLGYFWLLISSSGDTWHDSLSNTRTLVLPKEINKKVVPAKRH; translated from the coding sequence ATGACCGACTCTTCCAAAACTTTTTCCTACGTAGATTACCCTTCAGCTGGATTGCTGCGACGTTTTGCGTCCATGGTATATGACGCCCTGATCGTGTTTGCGTTGTGGTTCCTGATCGCCCTTGTGTTTTTGGGTATCACCGGCGCGGAACACAGCAGCAAAGATCTACAGCGGACTCTGTTTCCGCTGCTGCTGACTGGCACCTTTTTGTTCTACTACTGGTTTTGGTCACACGGCGGGCAAACCCTGGGCATGCGCGCCTGGCGCCTGCAGGTAGTGGATGGCAACCTGGATGGCAGGCCCGTGAATTTAGCTCAGAGCCTGAGCCGGTTTCTAATGGCGATTCTATCGTTGGGTTGCTTTGGTTTGGGTTACTTCTGGCTGCTGATCAGCTCCAGTGGCGACACCTGGCACGATAGCTTATCCAATACACGCACCCTGGTGCTGCCCAAAGAAATCAATAAAAAAGTCGTGCCCGCCAAACGACACTGA
- the lptG gene encoding LPS export ABC transporter permease LptG, producing MRLLDQYVGRTVLISVLMVSFLLIGLDASFAFLAELDDLKSNYQAFEAFMYILLTLPRRVYEFMPVGTLIGSLIGLGTLANTSELTVIRAAGVSIARIVFAATRPIIWLVLVGMILGQFIVPQTEQFAQSEKARNLYLGESIGSRDGYWYREGGQYTHIQVVQPNGVMFGISRFLFDDDNVLIRSDFSERAIYQGDHWVLEKVRQTRISDQSTESEHFQTMRWEDTTITPQVMSVVVLKPDYLSITGLYQYASYLDSQELESSSYFFSFWKKILQPFTTLVMVFIAISFVFGPLRSVTMGQRIMAGVIVGLLFHYAQQLLGHITIIFNLTPFLAAAVPLVASFLLGVYLLKRV from the coding sequence ATGAGGTTGCTGGATCAGTACGTTGGGCGAACCGTTTTAATTTCGGTGCTGATGGTGTCTTTTCTGTTGATTGGTCTGGATGCTTCATTTGCATTTTTGGCCGAACTGGATGATTTGAAATCAAACTATCAGGCATTCGAAGCGTTTATGTATATCTTGTTGACGCTGCCTCGCCGGGTTTACGAATTTATGCCGGTGGGCACGTTGATTGGCAGTCTGATTGGTCTGGGAACACTGGCCAATACCAGTGAGCTTACGGTTATTCGGGCTGCCGGGGTTTCCATTGCGCGGATCGTGTTTGCCGCCACTCGACCGATCATCTGGCTGGTGTTGGTGGGCATGATTCTGGGGCAGTTTATCGTGCCGCAGACAGAGCAGTTCGCTCAGTCCGAAAAAGCCAGAAACCTGTATCTGGGTGAAAGCATCGGATCGCGAGATGGATATTGGTATCGGGAGGGTGGTCAGTATACCCATATCCAGGTGGTACAACCCAATGGTGTTATGTTTGGGATTTCCCGTTTTCTGTTTGATGATGACAACGTGCTGATACGTTCTGACTTTTCAGAGCGGGCCATTTATCAGGGGGATCACTGGGTGCTGGAAAAGGTGCGTCAAACCCGCATCAGCGATCAGTCTACCGAGTCGGAGCATTTTCAAACCATGCGCTGGGAGGACACCACGATTACGCCGCAAGTTATGTCGGTGGTGGTATTGAAGCCTGACTATCTCTCCATTACCGGCCTGTATCAATACGCAAGCTATCTGGATTCTCAGGAGCTGGAGAGCTCTTCCTATTTCTTCTCGTTTTGGAAGAAGATACTGCAGCCATTCACCACCTTGGTAATGGTGTTTATTGCTATTTCTTTTGTGTTTGGGCCGTTGCGTTCAGTCACTATGGGGCAGCGAATCATGGCGGGGGTGATTGTAGGGTTGTTGTTCCACTATGCTCAACAGTTGCTGGGTCACATCACCATTATCTTCAACCTCACACCGTTCCTGGCCGCTGCTGTGCCATTGGTGGCGAGCTTCCTGCTGGGAGTGTATTTGCTGAAACGGGTTTGA